One Lentibacillus cibarius DNA window includes the following coding sequences:
- a CDS encoding response regulator transcription factor: protein MTRRETEVAYWLRRGLGNEKIAEKLMITKGTVRVYVSHVYEKMYCDSRQELIDNLQTIPRQPS, encoded by the coding sequence TTGACGAGGCGAGAAACCGAAGTAGCATACTGGCTCAGACGTGGATTAGGTAATGAGAAAATTGCCGAAAAACTAATGATTACAAAAGGCACCGTTCGGGTCTATGTCAGCCACGTCTATGAGAAGATGTATTGCGACAGCCGCCAAGAGCTCATTGATAATCTTCAAACCATCCCTCGCCAGCCTAGCTAG
- a CDS encoding competence type IV pilus major pilin ComGC yields the protein MLERLKKRFKQQKGFTLVELLAVLAILGVILAIAVPSVSGVIGKSKEDADKSNRELMENAARLAHASGVDPEDGAYTLDNLVKEGFLEEKPTNPNTDKDYNGTVEVTNEADDSDVDDYTFEYKPGEDEEEISDDTSGGNDDDDDNNEEDDD from the coding sequence ATGTTGGAACGTTTGAAAAAAAGATTTAAGCAGCAGAAAGGTTTTACACTAGTTGAGCTGTTGGCTGTCTTGGCCATTTTAGGGGTAATATTGGCGATTGCGGTACCTAGTGTTTCAGGGGTTATTGGTAAATCGAAAGAAGATGCTGATAAGTCGAATAGGGAATTAATGGAGAATGCGGCAAGGCTGGCTCATGCAAGTGGGGTTGATCCTGAAGATGGTGCTTATACGCTAGATAATCTAGTTAAAGAGGGCTTTCTTGAAGAAAAACCTACTAACCCTAATACAGATAAAGATTACAATGGTACTGTAGAAGTGACAAATGAGGCTGATGATTCTGATGTGGATGATTATACGTTTGAATACAAACCTGGTGAAGATGAAGAAGAAATTAGTGATGACACTAGTGGCGGCAATGATGACGATGATGACAATAACGAAGAAGATGACGATTAA
- a CDS encoding GspE/PulE family protein, giving the protein MAQQRKRLGDLLQEAGIVTEAQVNEALDSKKTDQKLGDALLEHGFITEKQLIEVLEFQLGIPHVSLYQYPIEERVLGYVSREFAQEKYVMPLKIKDHELIVAMQDPMDYYVIDDLELSTGFSIYPVIATRDDILFAINKHYYKQDEAHAATTDEGTGASVVNLLDQILTAGIQLKASDVHLDPQETHVDVRYRIDGELRKDKTVAKDLQNPLVARIKILAELDITQTRLPQDGRIKTTIGVTPVDLRISCLPTVNGEKIVIRVLNLANALRKINDLGFSKENRQKYTQLLERPSGLVLLTGPTGSGKTSTLYASIHHLNQENINMVTIEDPVEFQMEGVNQVQVNTNVGLTFAAGLRAILRQDPNTIMVGEIRDQETAEIAIRASLTGHLVFSTLHTNSAVDAIPRLIDMGIEPYLVVSSLNGVVAQRLVRKICLDCKAEREPTPMEKDIFSKHHMSVDHIYEGKGCGSCHYLGYRGRLAVHEVFMVDDAIKSLLLHQGSMADLQAHAAEQDMSFLIHDGLEKVKNGQTTLEEIMQLSIQM; this is encoded by the coding sequence ATGGCACAACAACGTAAACGACTAGGCGATTTACTACAAGAAGCAGGGATCGTGACCGAAGCGCAAGTTAACGAAGCGCTGGATAGTAAAAAAACAGACCAAAAATTAGGAGATGCGCTGCTCGAGCATGGGTTTATTACCGAAAAGCAATTGATTGAAGTGCTGGAGTTCCAGCTCGGCATTCCGCATGTCTCGCTTTATCAGTACCCAATCGAGGAGCGGGTGCTTGGCTATGTGTCGCGTGAATTTGCCCAAGAGAAATATGTGATGCCGCTCAAGATTAAGGATCACGAGTTGATTGTCGCGATGCAGGACCCGATGGATTATTATGTCATTGATGATCTGGAGCTGTCGACAGGCTTCAGCATTTATCCGGTGATTGCCACGAGGGACGATATTTTATTTGCCATCAATAAACATTATTATAAACAGGACGAGGCCCACGCTGCGACGACTGATGAAGGGACAGGAGCGTCTGTCGTCAACCTGCTCGATCAGATTTTAACGGCCGGGATTCAATTGAAAGCGAGTGATGTTCACCTGGATCCCCAGGAAACGCATGTGGACGTGCGCTACCGAATTGACGGCGAGCTTCGTAAAGATAAAACGGTTGCCAAGGATTTACAGAATCCGCTGGTGGCTCGCATTAAAATACTCGCCGAGCTGGACATTACCCAAACGCGCTTGCCCCAGGACGGACGGATTAAAACGACGATTGGTGTAACGCCGGTGGACTTGCGTATTTCCTGCTTGCCAACTGTGAACGGGGAAAAGATCGTCATCCGGGTGTTGAATTTAGCGAATGCGCTCCGTAAAATAAACGACCTCGGCTTTTCCAAGGAAAATAGGCAAAAATATACCCAATTGCTCGAGCGGCCGTCCGGATTGGTGTTGCTTACGGGTCCGACGGGGTCAGGAAAAACGTCCACACTCTATGCGTCTATCCATCACCTAAACCAGGAAAATATTAACATGGTTACGATTGAAGATCCGGTTGAATTTCAGATGGAAGGCGTTAACCAGGTACAAGTGAATACAAATGTCGGCCTTACATTTGCAGCTGGATTGCGCGCTATTTTACGCCAGGATCCGAATACGATTATGGTCGGTGAAATCCGCGACCAGGAAACGGCGGAAATCGCTATTCGGGCCTCGCTTACAGGTCATCTGGTATTCAGTACGTTGCATACAAACAGTGCGGTTGATGCCATACCTCGCCTAATTGATATGGGGATTGAGCCATATCTCGTCGTCTCATCATTGAATGGCGTTGTAGCACAGCGTCTCGTCCGGAAAATTTGCCTGGATTGCAAGGCAGAGCGCGAGCCGACCCCCATGGAGAAGGATATTTTCAGTAAACATCACATGAGTGTGGACCATATATATGAAGGAAAAGGGTGTGGCAGCTGTCACTATCTGGGATACCGCGGCCGGCTGGCAGTACACGAGGTGTTTATGGTCGATGACGCGATAAAAAGTTTATTGTTACATCAAGGGTCCATGGCTGATTTACAAGCTCACGCCGCCGAACAAGACATGTCATTTCTCATTCATGACGGACTGGAAAAAGTAAAAAATGGCCAAACGACGCTGGAGGAGATTATGCAGCTGTCGATTCAAATGTGA
- a CDS encoding type II secretion system protein, producing the protein MPEHAPFSEKNGFTLIEIITSIVLLTMVIAVMLPIFPQILNWSSQSEENLTASNLLGQVASDVKDHAGNLPLDGAPACGRMRSLTGGDLSALPSYPYTVELNVCKEEDVHLYRTNIQIFSEDDKLLSESYTYIKAGGSG; encoded by the coding sequence ATGCCTGAACATGCCCCCTTCTCAGAAAAAAATGGCTTCACGCTTATTGAAATTATAACATCGATTGTGCTTTTGACCATGGTTATTGCTGTGATGTTACCCATTTTTCCACAAATTTTAAATTGGTCATCCCAATCGGAAGAGAATCTGACCGCAAGCAATTTATTGGGCCAGGTAGCTAGCGATGTAAAAGACCATGCCGGAAATCTGCCGCTAGACGGGGCGCCAGCTTGTGGGAGAATGCGCTCGCTCACGGGGGGCGATTTAAGTGCACTTCCATCCTATCCATATACAGTGGAACTGAATGTTTGCAAGGAAGAGGATGTCCATTTGTACCGGACAAACATCCAAATTTTCTCTGAAGACGACAAGCTGCTAAGTGAGTCATATACTTACATCAAGGCAGGTGGGTCCGGATGA
- a CDS encoding prepilin-type N-terminal cleavage/methylation domain-containing protein codes for MFTHKLNNEQGVTLVELLAALALLSLLIVLSTGLIVSISNNQQAANNDITLQQNTNVLISEMRKAYYNGSGEGELPFRTDTEKLRIKELKINGNTRSVDSPVEVDFDHPLHMKLTTASSDDQTVTVETTWRPSEGRDIVLKKPVTKPDTGNYDWVEKDVLPCYSTENIKLMEEFEAEGDDDEDEDDDDEDDDDEDDEENNCNRYDIQGALWLTEELDDDKHLQLEVGLDLFADDEFEIGKNSVVTVGKNAVFKDEADLDKNSRLEINGSGFFNGTNEEDNEVELDKNTELIIKKNGLFQGELDAGKNSKIDINGNANLKSLVNLSKNSVFIIGGNGEFNGQTDIDKNAKIEITGTGSFKKQFEMDKNAMVFIEKNSSFKDQVDLDKNATLKIKGGGTFFNQLNMDKNSSLFIYENATFNDVYKESLQEREGKLCVKGSISPSSIITDKNCFFD; via the coding sequence ATGTTTACACACAAATTAAACAATGAACAAGGCGTCACCCTCGTCGAACTGCTCGCCGCACTCGCTCTGCTTTCGCTTCTGATTGTGCTGTCGACAGGGCTAATTGTCTCCATTAGCAATAACCAGCAAGCGGCAAACAACGACATCACCCTTCAGCAAAACACCAACGTACTCATCAGCGAGATGCGAAAGGCGTATTACAATGGTTCCGGTGAGGGCGAGCTGCCTTTTCGGACGGATACAGAAAAACTCCGCATTAAAGAGTTGAAAATCAATGGGAACACTAGGAGTGTCGATTCCCCTGTCGAAGTGGATTTTGATCATCCTCTACATATGAAGCTAACCACCGCTTCAAGCGACGACCAGACCGTGACCGTGGAAACGACATGGCGGCCATCGGAAGGGAGAGATATTGTGCTGAAGAAACCGGTGACCAAGCCGGATACAGGGAATTATGATTGGGTGGAGAAAGATGTTCTTCCTTGTTATAGTACGGAAAATATTAAGTTGATGGAGGAGTTTGAAGCGGAAGGCGACGATGACGAGGATGAGGACGACGACGATGAAGACGACGATGACGAGGACGATGAGGAAAATAATTGTAATAGATATGATATTCAAGGTGCGTTGTGGCTTACGGAAGAACTTGACGACGATAAACACTTGCAGTTGGAAGTCGGACTTGATTTGTTTGCAGATGATGAATTTGAGATAGGAAAAAACAGCGTGGTTACTGTAGGAAAAAATGCTGTATTTAAAGATGAAGCTGATTTGGATAAAAATTCACGCCTTGAAATAAACGGAAGTGGTTTTTTTAATGGTACCAACGAGGAAGATAATGAAGTTGAATTAGACAAAAACACTGAACTAATTATCAAGAAAAACGGCCTATTTCAAGGTGAACTGGATGCCGGTAAAAATTCTAAAATTGACATCAATGGAAATGCAAATTTAAAAAGCCTAGTTAATTTAAGTAAGAACTCTGTTTTCATTATTGGTGGAAATGGTGAATTTAACGGCCAAACAGATATAGATAAAAATGCCAAAATAGAAATCACGGGGACTGGTTCATTTAAAAAGCAGTTTGAGATGGATAAGAATGCAATGGTTTTTATCGAAAAGAATTCTTCTTTTAAAGACCAAGTTGATTTAGATAAAAATGCGACCTTGAAAATAAAAGGTGGTGGGACATTTTTTAATCAACTTAACATGGACAAAAATTCATCTTTATTCATTTATGAGAATGCTACCTTTAATGATGTGTATAAAGAAAGTCTTCAAGAACGGGAAGGTAAATTATGTGTTAAAGGATCAATCTCACCTTCAAGCATTATAACTGATAAAAACTGTTTTTTTGATTAA
- a CDS encoding DMT family transporter, producing the protein MGWLYVLFAAIVEVFWVIGLKYSDSLLEWIGTAIVIVFSFIFVVKACEKLPSGTVYAVFTRSGAAAIVLIDFLAFGAEFSMAKLLFIGLIIVGVIGIKITTDETQETAEQRGN; encoded by the coding sequence TTGGGTTGGCTTTACGTACTATTTGCAGCTATTGTTGAAGTGTTTTGGGTGATTGGCCTGAAATATTCGGATTCATTGCTGGAATGGATTGGAACAGCTATCGTGATTGTTTTCAGCTTCATTTTTGTCGTTAAGGCTTGTGAAAAGCTTCCGTCTGGTACCGTGTATGCTGTCTTTACCAGATCAGGGGCTGCCGCTATCGTATTGATCGATTTTCTCGCATTTGGAGCCGAATTTTCGATGGCAAAACTGCTGTTTATCGGGTTGATTATCGTTGGTGTGATTGGAATCAAAATAACGACGGATGAAACGCAAGAAACTGCAGAGCAAAGGGGGAATTAG
- a CDS encoding response regulator, protein MMLVDDQRLFREGLEALIRGTNDIRVIGMADNGEDSIAMLENEIPDVVLMDIHMPGKDGIKTTVHIKELYPSISVVMLTSFADDELIIRGINVGADGFLLKDLNPDNLTRSIRDAANGQYVLSGEAARILVTYVRELTLDKEQILRKRLENRGISLTKRELTIANMLLSGDTNKTIAQELYLGEGTVKNYISSIYHKLNTKNRKGTVQYLRHILT, encoded by the coding sequence ATGCTTGTAGATGATCAGCGGTTATTTCGTGAAGGATTGGAAGCTTTAATTAGAGGTACAAATGACATTCGTGTGATTGGGATGGCGGATAATGGAGAGGATTCCATTGCGATGCTTGAAAATGAAATACCAGATGTCGTTCTGATGGATATTCACATGCCCGGAAAGGACGGGATCAAGACAACTGTTCACATAAAAGAACTTTATCCATCAATCAGTGTAGTAATGCTGACTTCTTTTGCAGATGACGAACTGATTATCCGCGGAATCAATGTCGGGGCGGATGGGTTTTTGTTAAAAGATTTGAATCCGGACAACCTGACGCGATCGATACGGGATGCTGCTAATGGTCAGTACGTGCTGTCGGGCGAGGCAGCAAGGATTCTTGTTACATATGTCCGGGAATTGACGCTCGATAAGGAGCAAATTCTGAGGAAACGCTTGGAAAATCGAGGAATTAGTCTGACAAAACGGGAATTAACCATCGCAAATATGCTACTAAGTGGTGATACGAATAAGACAATCGCTCAAGAGTTGTACCTTGGCGAGGGGACGGTAAAAAATTACATAAGTTCTATTTATCATAAATTGAACACCAAAAATCGGAAAGGAACCGTCCAATATTTACGGCATATACTAACGTAG
- a CDS encoding type II secretion system F family protein, with translation MNFEYSGKRLSGQRVKGKVEAETKRDALRELEQSGIIIVSITETKPWNKDIMLNKRLKNADFVIFLRQYATLIHAGISISEATKTMSRQTDNRMLQSALEDIDKQLDRGEALSVATERHPNVFPELLVNMIHAGEASGKLDDILNEMADYYEKEHTNRKKLVSALMYPSIVGAITLLLTVFLLVFVVPQFVSMFESFGEDIPVFTQLILSLSDWMQYYWWMLLVLVVIGVLVYKYVVQFPAVAYRVDGLKIKFPFLGKLAHKAVLVRMTQTLSTLVNSAVPILQALEITERVVGNKVMQNVLADARKSLENGESITRVMDGHWAFPPLIVQMVQIGEKTGTLDHMLQKAAQFYEEDLDQMSNRIQTLVEPLMIILLTVIVGSVIVSIVLPMFSLFENIQ, from the coding sequence GTGAACTTTGAGTATAGCGGTAAACGATTGTCCGGCCAGCGCGTAAAGGGAAAAGTAGAAGCGGAAACGAAGCGTGATGCGTTAAGGGAACTAGAACAAAGCGGTATCATTATCGTCTCTATTACCGAAACGAAGCCGTGGAATAAAGATATTATGTTGAACAAGCGGCTTAAAAACGCTGATTTTGTTATTTTTCTCCGGCAATACGCGACACTGATTCATGCCGGGATTTCCATTTCGGAAGCGACGAAAACAATGAGCAGACAAACGGACAATCGTATGCTCCAATCCGCGCTTGAAGACATAGACAAGCAGCTTGATCGAGGGGAGGCGCTTTCTGTCGCAACCGAGCGTCATCCGAACGTTTTCCCGGAGCTGCTCGTCAACATGATCCATGCCGGAGAAGCGAGTGGTAAACTGGATGACATTCTAAACGAAATGGCTGATTACTATGAGAAAGAACATACCAACCGGAAAAAACTCGTCTCCGCCTTGATGTATCCTAGTATCGTCGGGGCTATTACGCTATTGTTAACGGTATTCTTGCTCGTGTTTGTCGTACCACAGTTTGTATCGATGTTTGAATCCTTCGGGGAGGATATCCCGGTATTTACGCAGTTGATCCTGTCCTTAAGCGATTGGATGCAGTATTACTGGTGGATGCTGCTCGTTCTCGTGGTAATCGGCGTACTCGTGTACAAATATGTCGTGCAATTTCCGGCAGTGGCATACCGTGTGGATGGCTTGAAAATCAAATTTCCCTTCCTCGGCAAGCTTGCCCATAAAGCAGTGCTTGTCCGGATGACACAGACACTTTCCACCCTCGTCAACAGTGCAGTGCCAATCTTACAGGCGCTGGAGATTACTGAACGGGTTGTCGGCAATAAAGTAATGCAAAACGTTTTAGCAGACGCCCGGAAATCGCTGGAAAACGGTGAATCGATAACCCGAGTGATGGATGGTCATTGGGCCTTCCCACCGTTAATTGTGCAAATGGTACAGATCGGTGAAAAAACCGGAACACTCGACCACATGCTGCAAAAAGCCGCGCAATTTTACGAAGAAGACTTAGATCAAATGTCCAACCGCATTCAAACATTGGTCGAACCATTAATGATTATTCTATTGACGGTAATCGTTGGAAGTGTTATTGTATCCATAGTTTTGCCGATGTTCTCGCTATTTGAGAACATTCAGTGA
- a CDS encoding DMT family transporter — protein MAWVFLVIASFGEIFGVMSINFYLRQKSIIRILPIVISFAGGFLFLSLAMRDIPLGTAYAVWTGLGAAGAVLMGILFFNESAGWKRIAFLLCIIAGAVGLKAIE, from the coding sequence ATGGCGTGGGTATTTTTGGTTATTGCCAGCTTCGGGGAAATTTTCGGTGTGATGAGCATTAACTTCTATCTCCGTCAAAAAAGTATCATCCGGATACTCCCGATAGTGATCTCGTTTGCGGGTGGCTTTCTATTTTTGTCACTGGCCATGCGCGATATTCCGCTTGGGACTGCCTATGCCGTATGGACCGGGCTCGGTGCAGCCGGAGCCGTTCTCATGGGCATTCTATTTTTTAACGAATCCGCTGGTTGGAAACGAATAGCCTTTTTATTGTGCATTATTGCCGGTGCGGTAGGATTGAAGGCGATTGAATAA
- a CDS encoding response regulator transcription factor yields the protein MMRTICCVSHPGLEDEIREAIEQEEEMKLVCELPYIQTVGKLVPLFKPDVVLFDMDGLQVGDAVSAVNKIKTELPHAKLIVLVSYGRKESELLRMMEADIDSLLEKTVQIRNQVINAIEAAMNNQYIMPHHLIDRLKKG from the coding sequence ATGATGCGAACCATTTGTTGTGTGAGTCACCCCGGGTTAGAAGATGAAATTCGGGAAGCAATTGAACAAGAAGAGGAGATGAAACTAGTATGCGAACTCCCCTATATACAGACAGTCGGAAAGCTTGTCCCGCTGTTTAAGCCGGATGTTGTTCTTTTTGATATGGACGGATTGCAAGTAGGTGATGCCGTATCCGCCGTGAACAAAATAAAAACGGAACTCCCCCATGCTAAACTAATTGTTCTCGTTTCATATGGCCGGAAAGAATCAGAATTACTGCGCATGATGGAAGCGGATATTGACAGTCTGCTGGAAAAAACGGTGCAAATCCGTAATCAGGTCATAAACGCAATTGAGGCGGCTATGAACAATCAATATATTATGCCGCACCACTTGATAGACCGTTTGAAAAAAGGCTAA
- a CDS encoding type IV pilus twitching motility protein PilT: MDDILQQWLTQAFHQKASDVHITVGKAPVFRINGLLLEQDFPVLQPSDTERMGRSLLSDHEWQMLQERRELDFSCGISGVSRFRVNLFYQRGALSLAFRIVPRHIPSIEELHLPPIAKEITTERQGLVLVTGPTGSGKSTTLAAMLDFMNQTMGRHMITLEDPIEYVHTHHYSIIDQREIGIDTNSFLNGLRASLRQDPDVILVGELRDLETISTAITAAETGHLVLGTLHTSGAVSTIERMIDVFPPAQQTQIRIQLASILKAVISQQLLPTTDGTSRRVATEVLINTPAVKNLINNEKLHQIQNVLQTSKAQGMHTMDMDLKRLLNEGVVAYETVAPFLEIREV; this comes from the coding sequence ATGGATGATATATTGCAACAATGGCTGACACAGGCGTTTCATCAAAAAGCTTCCGACGTACATATAACGGTCGGCAAAGCACCCGTGTTTCGTATTAATGGTTTGTTACTTGAGCAGGATTTTCCTGTGTTACAACCTTCCGATACCGAGCGGATGGGCCGTTCACTGTTGAGTGATCACGAGTGGCAGATGCTGCAGGAGCGGCGGGAATTGGATTTTTCCTGTGGCATCAGTGGTGTTTCCCGGTTCAGAGTCAATCTATTTTACCAGCGCGGGGCGTTGTCGCTCGCATTCAGAATTGTGCCGAGACATATTCCGTCCATTGAGGAGCTACACTTGCCGCCGATTGCCAAAGAAATTACGACCGAGCGGCAAGGCCTTGTGCTTGTCACCGGACCGACCGGAAGCGGAAAAAGTACGACACTTGCGGCAATGCTTGATTTTATGAACCAAACGATGGGCCGGCATATGATTACGCTGGAAGATCCAATTGAGTATGTACACACGCACCATTATTCGATTATTGATCAGCGCGAGATTGGGATCGACACGAACAGTTTTCTTAACGGATTGCGGGCAAGTTTGCGGCAGGATCCGGACGTTATTCTCGTCGGGGAACTGCGTGATCTGGAAACAATCTCCACCGCGATTACAGCAGCTGAAACCGGTCATTTAGTACTTGGTACGTTGCATACTAGTGGTGCGGTTTCCACGATTGAGCGGATGATTGACGTATTCCCACCCGCGCAGCAAACGCAAATCCGCATTCAATTGGCTTCTATTTTAAAAGCGGTCATTTCCCAGCAATTGCTTCCGACAACAGACGGGACGAGCCGTCGGGTGGCAACAGAAGTGCTGATCAACACACCGGCCGTTAAAAATCTCATTAACAATGAAAAACTGCACCAAATCCAGAACGTGCTGCAGACATCCAAAGCGCAAGGCATGCATACCATGGATATGGATTTGAAGCGGCTGCTTAATGAGGGCGTCGTAGCATATGAGACCGTCGCACCGTTTTTGGAAATTAGGGAAGTATAA